Genomic DNA from Callospermophilus lateralis isolate mCalLat2 chromosome 11, mCalLat2.hap1, whole genome shotgun sequence:
TTGTGTTGGGCCCTATCTATCCTCTATGGCCTCATTCACACTCTCCTCATGACCAGAGTGACCTTCTGTGGATCCCGCAAGATCCATTACATCTTCTGTGAGATGTACGTCCTGCTGAGACTTGCGTGTTCTGACACCCAGATCAACCACATGGTGCTGATCGCCACAGGTTGCTTCATCTTCCTCACCCCACTAGGGTTCATGATCATGTCGTATGTCCGCATTGTCAGAGCCATCCTCAGAATACCCTCAACCACTGGGAAGTACAAAACCTTCTCTACCTGTGCCTCTCATTTGGCTGTGGTTTCCCTCTTCTATGGGACACTTGGCATGGTGTATCTGCAGCCCCTGCATACCTACTCCATGAAGGATTCAGTAGCCACAGTGATGTATGCTGTCGTGACCCCCATGATGAACCCTTTTATCTACAGCCTCAGGAACAAGGACATGCATGGGGCTCTGGGAAGATTCCTCCTAGGGAAAGCCTTTCAGAGGTCAACTTGAAGTGGGAACTGGGAGTATCCTCTACCACATGTAAGACCTGTAGAGGGAATTAGGTGACTAGATATATATAAGTGACTAGAACATAGACCCTACTCAGAATAAGTTTACCAATTTGTGGTGAAGACAGAGCCTCTCTGTGTAACCTTATGTCCTCCCCTGCGCCAGTCTCAACAATAAATATGGTCAGGCTAATACCTGTAAATTGAGACCCATGTACATCAGTGAGCAGCTGTGAGGGTTAAATAAGATAATGTTCAGAAGTGTCTGGAAGGGTGCCTGGCCCATAATAATCACTGTGGTTTTTAAGCAGAGATAGCTGGGCAAAAGCAGCAAGCAGAAAacgttttattatttttcttaagcAAAAATCAACTCTAGTTTAGAAATATTAGAAGTACAAATGAATTGAAAATAGTTTGTATTTCTTCTATCCAAAGACAACTCTTGCTTGACTTTGGTATAAATTCTAGACTTTGATCTTTGTTAAACACACTTTTCCCCCTAGAATGAattcaaattattttgaaacttgctttttacttaataaaaaataaatttttctgaTAACATTCAGCTATATTATTATTTAATGCCTGTACAGTATTTCAATGTTCAGTTTAATGAATATGTCACAATTCATTTAACATACTTCCTATTATCCAATATGTAGTAACTCAGGTTTTCCCTGTTGTTTGCAACATAATGATAAATGGCTCTGTGGTCCATCTTTGTTCACTTATGTCTTATTTCCTTAGGGGAAATTGgtgaagtggaattgctgggtcaaagttgttttttgttttaattttctagGCCTTTGAAAATTTCTCCAATTGGCCTCCACAAAGTTTGTACAAGTCTACACTTAGTTTCTAAGAGAGAGTAGGGACGTTTCCATCTGGCCTCTTTGTAGCCTGGGTCCCTTACATTGGCCCCTATAACCCCCCATGGGACCAGGCCAACAACAAGAACAGGTCCATTTCCAGCGTTGAGGGACAATCAAGACTGAACTACAGGACAGTTGGTCAGTGATGCTTTCAGAGAAAGAtcttaaaagaaggaaatgtaAAAATCGATTATACAAATACAGTTATTAGTCATGCCCAACCACAGAGCCAAGAGACCATTGGGGAAAACGCTCAGGTTGCCAGCACCAATTCCAAGAATTACTCCATACGGCCATTCCCATGAAACAACCAGCTGTGACTTTGACTAGTTTCACTAGTAACTTAAGATGAAACTCCCTGCTCTGATTTTCAAACTGTTTTGCTTAGTAGCTGCAGCCACTTGCCAATTGGAGCCCACCAGCTTCTGCAAAATGCTGCAAGTGCCAATAAGCTTCCTC
This window encodes:
- the LOC143410181 gene encoding olfactory receptor 1D2; the encoded protein is MDGGNQSEDSEFLLMGLSEIPEQQQILFWMFLSMYLVAVVGNVLIILAIGSDSRLHTPMYFFLANLSLTDLFFVTNTIPKMLVNLQSQNKAISYPGCLAQLYFLVSLVALDNLILAVMAYDRYVAICHPLHYVTAMHPQLCILLLTLCWALSILYGLIHTLLMTRVTFCGSRKIHYIFCEMYVLLRLACSDTQINHMVLIATGCFIFLTPLGFMIMSYVRIVRAILRIPSTTGKYKTFSTCASHLAVVSLFYGTLGMVYLQPLHTYSMKDSVATVMYAVVTPMMNPFIYSLRNKDMHGALGRFLLGKAFQRST